A single window of Paenibacillus sp. FSL H8-0537 DNA harbors:
- a CDS encoding TniB family NTP-binding protein, which yields MKSTKFDSLKGKPLTYRDPEYKKRVEHVKRIIVRHPQYEEVYEELEEVHVTSQGSVQASQLNLSGRTGAGKTTIVKQYLEKYPRRLTDTGTIIPVLYVKVPPRLKTPKALASKILGEMGDLFANSGTDEELGRRIVQFVLDCQTEMIILDEFQHLIDRDTLNVLATASDWLKLLTEELNIPVILCGLPESDGIFEYNEQIDGRYPRRIILEPFGFEDQTQQKKFRLFLKKLDDELPFSEYSNLSDPMIASKIHYVTDGVPRYIKDLLMEASKLSFRRGFDFVNEDSLHDAFHRLTRSNQRYVINPFGDTRFNYFEAIEIKRTKETAFINSQYQKPNQKNKKQSKKLS from the coding sequence ATGAAATCTACAAAATTTGATTCACTTAAAGGTAAACCCTTAACTTATCGTGATCCTGAATACAAGAAAAGAGTGGAGCATGTAAAAAGAATCATCGTTAGGCATCCGCAATATGAGGAAGTATACGAGGAACTCGAGGAAGTGCATGTCACTTCGCAGGGGTCTGTGCAAGCATCTCAACTCAATCTAAGTGGCCGGACAGGTGCTGGAAAAACAACAATAGTGAAACAATACTTAGAGAAGTATCCAAGAAGATTAACGGATACGGGAACAATTATCCCTGTATTATATGTAAAGGTTCCGCCTCGTTTGAAAACTCCAAAAGCTTTGGCTTCTAAAATTTTAGGAGAGATGGGTGATTTATTCGCGAATTCAGGTACAGATGAGGAGTTAGGGAGAAGAATCGTTCAATTTGTTCTTGATTGTCAGACGGAAATGATCATTCTTGATGAATTTCAACATTTGATTGATCGGGACACACTTAATGTTCTCGCAACTGCGTCGGATTGGCTCAAGTTACTTACGGAAGAGTTAAATATTCCAGTTATCTTATGTGGACTACCAGAATCAGATGGTATTTTTGAGTATAACGAACAGATAGATGGGAGATATCCGCGAAGAATTATATTGGAACCGTTCGGATTTGAAGATCAGACGCAACAGAAGAAATTTCGATTATTTCTGAAAAAATTAGACGATGAGTTACCATTCTCTGAATATTCGAATCTTAGTGATCCAATGATAGCTTCAAAAATCCATTATGTAACAGATGGTGTACCACGCTATATCAAAGATCTCTTAATGGAGGCATCGAAACTTTCGTTTAGACGAGGTTTTGATTTTGTCAATGAAGATTCACTGCATGATGCTTTTCATCGACTCACACGTTCAAATCAAAGGTATGTTATTAATCCATTTGGGGACACTCGGTTTAATTACTTTGAGGCTATAGAGATCAAAAGAACAAAAGAAACTGCATTTATTAATTCACAGTACCAAAAACCCAATCAGAAGAACAAGAAACAATCAAAAAAATTATCATAA
- a CDS encoding EcsC family protein — translation MAKLNKDVVLKALDWAYDKSLNGLPGAETAEELAENYLRKAKSIEEAANSLIGWQVSKSATSGFLTGLGGLVTLPVAIPANLLSVLYVQMRMIAAIAHMGGYDLRDDKVKTFVYMCLCGNGVKDIIKDVGIVLGQKITRVAIQKISGTVITKINQKIGFRLLTKFGSKGVVNLGKMVPVAGGLIGGTFDGVSTATIGKVAKKMFIQNGNDGYAIPLNA, via the coding sequence ATGGCGAAACTAAATAAAGATGTAGTATTAAAAGCACTTGATTGGGCATATGATAAGTCCCTTAATGGTCTTCCAGGCGCTGAAACTGCTGAAGAACTAGCGGAGAATTATTTGCGTAAAGCCAAGTCAATTGAAGAGGCGGCAAATTCGTTAATCGGATGGCAAGTATCTAAATCTGCTACTTCTGGTTTTTTGACCGGACTTGGAGGTTTAGTGACTCTACCTGTAGCTATTCCTGCTAATCTTTTAAGTGTATTATATGTTCAGATGAGAATGATTGCAGCTATTGCTCATATGGGCGGTTACGACCTTCGAGACGATAAAGTTAAAACATTTGTTTACATGTGCTTATGTGGTAACGGGGTAAAGGATATCATCAAAGATGTAGGGATTGTATTAGGTCAAAAAATAACGAGAGTAGCCATTCAAAAGATATCTGGTACTGTTATTACTAAAATTAATCAAAAAATTGGTTTTAGATTGTTGACTAAGTTTGGCAGCAAAGGTGTGGTCAATCTAGGTAAGATGGTCCCAGTAGCTGGTGGGCTTATTGGTGGAACATTTGATGGGGTTTCCACTGCAACCATTGGCAAAGTCGCTAAGAAAATGTTTATTCAAAATGGAAATGATGGTTATGCAATTCCCTTAAATGCTTAA
- a CDS encoding Mu transposase C-terminal domain-containing protein gives MQGFAILPGLRFMWKEQEFLIRKSLDHNEIEVTNLSYNLVEVYSVNELIEAWNDERLIIKRDFIVKEAEVIQHDVDMFSEDDRNIIKKRFRILEPVLLGIVKPKDYESYINTLSDDLRPFVSSVSTLYRWKRRWDETHDKRSLLPRNDLKGSKTFKIPKEIQNIIERFLIKYDKEGLDVSNRRIHNEMKVEVQELNATRPEEGKLTPCGKATTNRVIQHLRKTYIKDRARHGTVQANLNKYGSTAEVYVERPLQRVEIDSTPLDLFVVDTLNSKKERFNLIHAVDKATGYGLGYELWLGEPNAKAIKQCLLHAMLPKTHIRSLYPRLQHDWTAFGKPEVIVVDNAKVHDAADLEEFFGLIGIEVQFCPVKAGHHKGTVERMFRTMNEKMFHSIPGTSFSDPKMRSLYDSTGKACLTLKALHEIIHLTMVDIIANDYSSSRGGTPAFLWEQGLKDCRVHRTLPMKKKDLIMLLSTGLEYRKITNKGIELAGQFFQSTALMQLSDQIKRKKKDKSVRLRFNPSDMRTIYVFDEENDQYIEANPVRNSLRKKNIDENHPVHMAQLRYHCHRKNKEYNEFDTTHLVYAYQHVEAIVQNSRSEIAQLEKLPDDQRAVEHYKHLSSIQLLHKAQIAPDQLESLEFKGEISPATEGQSRKSTKRRKVNSKLDDTSSKSFSSTAGIEVISETSELPLLLFDDDLDDDWEVTIRES, from the coding sequence ATGCAGGGATTTGCTATTTTACCAGGTTTACGGTTTATGTGGAAGGAACAAGAGTTTCTCATCCGCAAGAGTTTGGATCATAATGAAATTGAAGTAACCAATTTGTCATACAACTTAGTTGAAGTGTATTCCGTTAACGAGTTGATCGAAGCTTGGAACGACGAGCGACTGATCATAAAACGCGACTTTATTGTAAAAGAAGCAGAAGTCATACAACATGATGTTGACATGTTTAGTGAGGATGATCGGAATATCATTAAAAAACGATTCAGGATATTGGAGCCAGTCTTACTTGGGATAGTCAAGCCTAAAGATTATGAAAGCTATATAAATACTCTTTCTGATGATCTGAGACCATTCGTTTCTTCTGTGTCTACATTGTACCGATGGAAGAGGCGCTGGGACGAAACTCACGATAAACGAAGTCTGTTGCCACGTAATGACCTGAAAGGAAGCAAAACGTTTAAGATTCCGAAAGAAATCCAGAATATCATTGAGCGTTTTTTGATCAAGTATGATAAAGAGGGCCTGGATGTTTCTAACCGAAGAATTCATAACGAGATGAAGGTAGAAGTTCAAGAGTTAAATGCAACTCGTCCTGAGGAAGGAAAATTAACACCTTGCGGAAAAGCGACGACTAACCGGGTTATCCAGCATCTACGGAAGACGTACATAAAGGATCGCGCTAGACACGGCACCGTTCAAGCAAATTTAAACAAATATGGTTCTACAGCTGAAGTATATGTAGAAAGGCCTCTTCAGCGAGTGGAAATTGACTCGACACCGCTTGACCTATTTGTAGTTGATACTCTGAATTCTAAGAAGGAACGATTTAATTTAATTCATGCTGTAGATAAGGCAACTGGTTATGGGCTAGGATATGAACTTTGGCTCGGAGAACCAAACGCAAAAGCAATTAAGCAGTGTTTACTGCACGCCATGCTGCCCAAAACGCATATTCGATCGTTATATCCAAGACTTCAACACGATTGGACCGCATTTGGGAAACCGGAAGTTATCGTTGTCGATAACGCCAAGGTGCACGATGCCGCGGATTTGGAGGAATTTTTCGGACTAATTGGTATCGAAGTTCAGTTCTGTCCTGTGAAAGCCGGGCACCATAAGGGAACAGTTGAGCGAATGTTTCGCACCATGAATGAAAAGATGTTCCACAGTATTCCCGGAACCAGCTTTTCAGACCCAAAGATGCGCTCTCTATATGACTCTACTGGTAAAGCTTGCCTAACGCTTAAGGCACTACATGAAATTATTCATCTTACCATGGTAGATATTATCGCAAATGATTATAGCTCATCACGAGGAGGAACACCAGCCTTTTTATGGGAACAAGGTCTTAAAGACTGTAGAGTTCATAGAACTCTTCCTATGAAAAAGAAAGATCTGATTATGCTATTATCCACTGGACTAGAATATAGAAAAATAACGAACAAGGGAATTGAACTTGCCGGCCAATTTTTTCAAAGTACGGCTTTAATGCAGTTATCGGATCAAATAAAGCGTAAAAAAAAGGACAAAAGTGTTCGATTGAGGTTTAATCCTTCCGATATGCGTACGATTTATGTTTTTGATGAAGAGAATGATCAATATATCGAGGCGAATCCTGTACGAAACAGTCTACGGAAGAAAAATATTGATGAAAATCATCCCGTTCATATGGCTCAATTAAGATACCATTGTCATCGGAAAAATAAAGAGTACAACGAATTTGACACAACGCATTTGGTGTATGCTTATCAGCACGTAGAAGCCATTGTCCAAAACAGTCGGAGTGAAATTGCTCAACTCGAGAAACTACCCGATGATCAGAGAGCCGTTGAGCATTACAAGCATCTTTCCTCAATCCAACTACTTCATAAAGCTCAAATTGCTCCAGACCAACTGGAATCTTTAGAATTCAAAGGAGAGATATCCCCCGCTACAGAGGGTCAATCTAGAAAGTCTACAAAGAGACGAAAAGTGAATTCAAAATTAGATGATACGAGCTCTAAATCGTTTTCGAGTACGGCAGGTATTGAAGTTATTTCAGAAACTTCTGAGTTGCCTTTATTACTTTTTGATGATGATCTGGATGATGATTGGGAAGTTACTATTCGTGAGAGTTGA
- a CDS encoding TniQ family protein produces the protein MLINRPERYHDESISSYLYRLARANYRPLGVLLASFGITRAEWLRNMISEDKLIHIADHLVQDKNILHQGTYFVYRELLDENSDLHLLKNRMKFCPDCYREDAYHRMMWGLKPITICLQHGTRLIDACPSCEKPIEMEQFMCGFCKCCDFYYKQTKSISIPFDSIEFELQSEFHGGLFQNGIMFRNIGGLNVKQYLRLAYHSFHLLEELPSFLDYSKKHIRIFHNRRGGIQQNELLAEAYNHVFWMYHDFPCRFQRVLFEFLKKPRKKLYLQKKTYEVLFQEEGFSLIKNEYEQFWINELENGTVRRDLSIFKKNHDLLLRKKYLRKEEIKQLTGISYPKLESLCKSGQIDIISRQKGKTKQHFIDKDTFARLHEERQFYINKREAAQLLGIQRNSIYQLLKEGLINEVHTAFSQIKLIRLDEVLMLLEKSRGVFYIKVKGLSFQQVLIKYSVNGLTISKLLKFIHDNFLHPQLAVLNGNLSNTWFWEKEIQRCIEILKSDKQITDGMYMQDVMQYLKIGEKKMKRIVESGQLIPDRVIVWKDGRKRYLFSKRKVADFKQSISSRTAH, from the coding sequence ATGTTGATTAATAGACCAGAACGTTATCATGATGAGAGTATATCTAGTTATTTATACAGATTAGCCAGAGCCAACTATAGACCGCTGGGTGTTTTGTTAGCATCCTTTGGAATTACAAGAGCGGAATGGTTACGGAATATGATTTCTGAAGATAAACTCATCCATATAGCAGATCATTTAGTACAAGATAAAAACATTCTGCATCAGGGGACATATTTTGTTTACCGAGAGTTGTTGGATGAAAATTCAGATTTGCATCTGCTGAAAAATCGAATGAAATTTTGTCCTGATTGCTATAGAGAGGATGCATATCATCGAATGATGTGGGGCCTCAAACCAATAACGATCTGTTTACAACACGGTACCAGATTGATAGACGCCTGTCCAAGCTGCGAGAAACCGATTGAGATGGAACAGTTCATGTGCGGTTTTTGCAAGTGTTGTGACTTCTACTATAAGCAAACGAAATCGATATCGATTCCTTTTGACTCTATAGAATTTGAGCTTCAAAGTGAATTTCATGGAGGACTATTTCAAAACGGTATAATGTTTAGAAATATTGGAGGATTAAACGTTAAACAATACTTACGTTTAGCTTATCACTCTTTTCACCTATTAGAGGAATTGCCTTCATTTCTTGATTATTCAAAAAAACATATCCGAATTTTTCATAACCGTCGCGGTGGCATTCAACAAAATGAATTGTTAGCAGAAGCTTATAATCATGTTTTTTGGATGTATCATGATTTTCCATGTCGGTTTCAACGCGTCTTATTTGAGTTTTTAAAGAAACCCAGAAAAAAGCTATACCTACAGAAGAAAACTTACGAAGTTTTATTTCAAGAAGAGGGTTTCTCTTTAATTAAAAATGAATATGAGCAATTCTGGATTAATGAATTGGAGAACGGTACCGTGCGAAGGGATCTGTCAATTTTCAAAAAGAATCATGATCTACTACTAAGAAAAAAATATTTACGAAAAGAAGAAATTAAGCAGCTTACTGGAATATCATATCCGAAGTTGGAGTCACTTTGTAAGTCTGGCCAGATAGATATTATTTCACGGCAAAAAGGGAAAACAAAGCAACATTTTATTGATAAAGATACTTTTGCCCGTCTGCATGAAGAGAGGCAATTTTACATTAATAAAAGAGAAGCAGCACAACTCCTGGGTATTCAAAGGAATTCTATTTATCAACTTTTGAAAGAAGGTCTAATAAATGAAGTTCATACCGCGTTCAGCCAGATTAAGCTTATTAGACTAGATGAAGTGTTAATGTTATTGGAAAAATCAAGAGGGGTATTTTATATCAAGGTAAAAGGACTATCATTTCAGCAGGTACTTATCAAATACTCTGTAAATGGATTAACGATTTCCAAATTATTGAAATTTATTCATGACAATTTCCTCCACCCTCAATTGGCTGTTTTAAATGGAAATCTTTCGAATACTTGGTTTTGGGAAAAAGAAATACAACGCTGTATAGAAATTTTAAAATCAGATAAGCAAATCACGGATGGGATGTATATGCAAGATGTCATGCAGTACTTAAAAATTGGTGAAAAAAAGATGAAAAGAATAGTAGAAAGCGGACAATTGATACCGGACAGAGTAATCGTATGGAAAGATGGACGAAAACGATATTTGTTTAGTAAAAGAAAAGTAGCTGATTTTAAACAGAGTATTTCTAGTCGGACAGCTCATTAA